A part of Methanohalobium evestigatum Z-7303 genomic DNA contains:
- a CDS encoding 50S ribosomal protein L37ae has translation MAKGYRTKGRVTRSAGRFGTRYGRKDRKLIANIEEQMHKKHRCSNCARVSVRRTGTGIWECTKCGHTFAGGTYTPQTSVGKTVPRAIRKAIEEEVE, from the coding sequence ATGGCAAAAGGATATAGAACAAAAGGAAGAGTTACCAGATCAGCAGGAAGATTTGGTACAAGATACGGACGAAAAGACCGTAAATTAATAGCAAATATTGAAGAACAGATGCATAAAAAGCACAGATGTTCTAACTGTGCACGTGTATCAGTAAGAAGAACAGGAACAGGAATCTGGGAGTGTACCAAATGTGGACATACCTTTGCAGGTGGAACTTATACTCCTCAGACCAGTGTGGGTAAAACTGTCCCAAGAGCTATCAGGAAAGCTATTGAAGAAGAGGTTGAATAA
- a CDS encoding DUF2103 domain-containing protein yields the protein MRDEQKKNVTSADESPYDKLGGSHSTIIGGRQGRRIIHIIGSHPEVKKIIPAVIQVKAKKGVPGGAFSAKALRCDKRGNLRLVVSQGTSTQELRIITTVGDTVEGKRVMDELNEMLQDK from the coding sequence ATGAGGGATGAACAGAAAAAAAATGTAACCTCTGCTGACGAATCACCCTATGATAAGCTGGGTGGTTCACATTCTACTATCATCGGCGGTCGTCAGGGGAGAAGAATAATCCATATCATTGGTTCTCATCCAGAAGTGAAAAAAATAATACCGGCTGTTATTCAAGTAAAAGCAAAAAAAGGTGTACCAGGCGGAGCGTTTTCTGCCAAAGCTTTACGCTGTGATAAACGGGGAAACCTGAGGCTGGTTGTTTCTCAAGGAACATCTACCCAAGAATTGCGGATTATAACCACTGTAGGAGATACTGTAGAAGGGAAACGCGTTATGGACGAATTAAACGAAATGCTACAGGATAAATAA
- a CDS encoding rRNA maturation protein yields the protein MILSTSRKPSSRTRTLCKHLSRFLNCDYVNRGKSSFEDIFGIYPCVPVLLIGESHGNPGSFDIFDQFGNYKLSVYMNVDYPQNFKSVNRKKEVPAVSGDNNIAKTIAKTLSFEYIENSGQCNTRCISVDKDSIDFMDSGELIFSFRIKSYRVLNDGV from the coding sequence ATGATACTGTCCACCTCTCGTAAACCCTCATCCAGAACCCGTACATTGTGCAAACATTTATCTCGTTTTCTAAACTGTGATTATGTAAATCGTGGAAAAAGTTCTTTTGAGGATATTTTTGGTATTTATCCATGTGTTCCGGTATTGCTGATAGGTGAATCTCATGGAAATCCTGGAAGTTTTGATATATTTGACCAGTTTGGAAATTACAAACTATCCGTTTATATGAATGTAGATTATCCTCAAAATTTTAAATCTGTAAACAGGAAAAAAGAAGTTCCAGCTGTTTCTGGGGATAATAATATTGCCAAAACTATTGCAAAAACACTTTCATTTGAATATATAGAAAATTCCGGACAATGTAATACCAGATGCATAAGTGTGGATAAGGATTCGATTGATTTTATGGATTCTGGAGAATTGATATTTAGTTTTAGAATAAAGAGCTACAGAGTTTTAAATGATGGTGTTTGA
- a CDS encoding DNA-directed RNA polymerase subunit P encodes MGYKCTRCKKVVEIDYHYTGIRCPYCGHRILVKERPTTIKRIKAE; translated from the coding sequence ATGGGGTACAAGTGCACACGATGTAAGAAAGTAGTTGAGATTGATTATCATTACACAGGTATTCGTTGCCCTTACTGTGGACATCGTATACTTGTAAAAGAGCGTCCAACTACTATAAAGCGTATCAAAGCAGAATAA
- a CDS encoding ribosome assembly factor SBDS, producing MISLDDSVIARYKKGGKQFEVFVDPDGALDIKRGEDINIEDIIAVESVFEDANKGNLASESDIQEIFGTDEVYEIIYNIIKHGDIQLTKEQRKRMLDEKRKQVVNIIAQNAINPQTKTPHPPSRIESAMEEAKVNIDLLKSVDEQVNTALKAIRPIIPIRFEEVQVAVKIPASYAAKSYGEISRFGTVEKEEWQNDGSWVAVVRIPAGLQNDFYSLINRLTKGEAESKLL from the coding sequence ATGATATCCCTTGATGATTCTGTAATTGCAAGATATAAAAAAGGTGGTAAACAGTTTGAGGTATTTGTAGACCCGGATGGGGCACTTGATATTAAAAGAGGAGAGGATATCAATATAGAGGACATTATTGCAGTGGAATCAGTGTTTGAAGACGCTAATAAAGGAAACCTTGCATCTGAATCCGATATACAGGAGATATTTGGGACAGATGAAGTCTATGAAATCATATACAACATCATAAAACACGGTGATATTCAGCTAACTAAAGAACAAAGAAAACGAATGCTGGATGAAAAACGTAAGCAGGTTGTAAATATCATTGCTCAGAATGCAATTAACCCTCAGACTAAAACCCCACATCCACCAAGCCGAATTGAAAGTGCGATGGAAGAGGCAAAAGTTAATATTGATTTGTTAAAGAGTGTAGATGAGCAGGTGAATACTGCATTAAAAGCAATTAGACCCATTATACCGATCAGGTTTGAAGAAGTACAAGTGGCTGTCAAGATTCCTGCCAGTTATGCAGCAAAATCCTATGGTGAAATATCCAGATTCGGTACAGTGGAAAAGGAAGAATGGCAAAATGATGGTTCATGGGTGGCTGTAGTAAGAATACCTGCAGGTCTACAGAATGATTTTTACAGCCTTATAAACCGTTTGACAAAAGGTGAAGCTGAATCCAAACTTTTGTAA
- a CDS encoding methanogenesis marker 12 protein: MFIGIDHGTNAIRFASITEDEDTDSYRFELPRDNAASMNESDIIDYIMDSFDVSKENVELMAVTYSMGDDINSIENIKNVDSRGVRSIEGAGKKTGGGAKIFDAIKNSDIPAVVIPGIHTGSNTDQRMNIFSHSTSPEKVGIAYHARCLNHDDDFIVSDISSNTVTLGVSNKKIAGAIDACIFAPGLQHGPMDLQAIRDVDSGLYSANEAFMNAGVLKRTLYTDLQTLLDAVDKNNPEAVLALDTISLFAAMEIKSI; this comes from the coding sequence ATGTTTATCGGTATTGATCATGGTACAAATGCAATACGCTTTGCATCTATTACAGAGGATGAAGATACTGATTCTTACAGGTTTGAATTGCCCCGTGACAATGCTGCATCTATGAACGAATCTGATATTATTGACTACATTATGGATAGCTTTGATGTTAGTAAAGAGAATGTTGAACTTATGGCTGTCACATATTCAATGGGCGATGATATCAACAGTATCGAGAATATTAAAAATGTTGATTCAAGAGGTGTTAGAAGTATCGAAGGGGCAGGTAAAAAAACAGGAGGGGGAGCAAAAATTTTTGATGCAATCAAAAATTCAGACATTCCTGCAGTGGTAATTCCCGGTATACATACAGGAAGTAATACAGACCAGCGTATGAATATATTTTCACACTCTACCAGCCCTGAAAAAGTGGGTATAGCATACCATGCCCGATGCCTCAATCATGATGATGATTTTATCGTTTCAGATATTAGTTCTAATACAGTTACATTGGGTGTATCAAATAAAAAAATTGCAGGTGCAATTGATGCTTGTATTTTTGCACCCGGTTTACAGCATGGTCCAATGGATTTGCAGGCTATACGAGATGTTGATTCGGGCTTATATTCAGCAAACGAAGCGTTCATGAACGCTGGTGTATTGAAACGTACACTGTATACTGATTTGCAAACTCTACTTGATGCAGTCGATAAAAATAATCCTGAAGCAGTTCTTGCACTTGATACAATATCACTTTTTGCTGCAATGGAAATTAAAAGTATATAG
- a CDS encoding DHH family phosphoesterase: protein MQVDETEFYSRLLDYHNILFLCHRNADPDAVSSAFALSEAVGGTVGLVEGCNRLAALLVDRLNIEVVDEPDPQSYEFVVVVDTSTSSQLNDIELPNYCVIDHHSTTALTEKADFYLHTRATSTAEIVFKVLKSMGAPITRRTAIGLISGIITDTGHFKHANSSTFRNLAEIIEASGVEYAEVLEMMAAAPQDISLRIAMLKSAQRLEIDRVNEWLVVTSNVSSFGGAASSMLINIGADVAFVATTCDGSIRVSARARRDAVNSGVNLGKIMEDISENYCGTGGGHPGAAGIDVVTDVNQILSECKMRVLETLKKETVKNENH from the coding sequence ATGCAGGTCGATGAAACGGAGTTTTACAGCAGACTCCTGGACTATCATAATATTTTATTTTTATGTCACCGAAACGCAGATCCGGATGCAGTAAGTAGCGCATTTGCACTTTCTGAAGCTGTAGGTGGAACAGTAGGACTTGTAGAAGGATGCAACAGACTTGCAGCACTGCTTGTTGATAGGTTAAATATTGAAGTTGTGGATGAACCAGACCCACAAAGTTACGAATTTGTAGTCGTGGTGGATACATCCACAAGTTCACAGTTAAATGATATAGAATTACCCAATTACTGTGTTATAGACCATCATTCAACAACAGCGTTAACTGAAAAAGCTGATTTTTATCTGCATACCAGAGCGACATCAACAGCAGAAATAGTTTTTAAAGTATTAAAATCAATGGGAGCACCCATTACCCGCCGAACTGCTATAGGGCTTATATCAGGTATTATTACTGATACCGGCCATTTTAAACATGCAAATTCAAGTACTTTTAGAAACCTTGCAGAGATAATAGAGGCAAGCGGGGTGGAGTACGCTGAAGTACTTGAGATGATGGCTGCAGCTCCTCAGGATATATCATTGCGTATAGCAATGTTAAAATCTGCACAAAGACTGGAAATTGATCGTGTGAATGAATGGTTGGTGGTAACATCGAATGTAAGTTCTTTTGGAGGTGCAGCATCCTCAATGTTAATTAACATAGGGGCTGATGTGGCTTTTGTAGCTACAACCTGTGATGGTAGTATAAGAGTCAGTGCGCGTGCCAGACGTGATGCGGTAAATTCGGGTGTAAATCTTGGTAAAATAATGGAAGATATAAGTGAAAATTACTGTGGCACAGGCGGTGGTCATCCGGGAGCTGCAGGTATCGATGTCGTAACCGATGTTAACCAGATTCTTTCAGAATGTAAAATGCGAGTACTTGAAACACTAAAAAAAGAAACTGTTAAAAATGAAAACCATTAA
- a CDS encoding ACT domain-containing protein, which yields MDTEDNILKQISIFAENKPGRLADIADKLKNADVNIRAFNIAEAGEFGIIRMVVDNPDKAYESLHNTGFTVSETNVLGIEMEDVPGSLSNIANSLGKRGINIDYSYAFVTKTEKALLIVRVDDIKGAISVLDDASFKLVDMEEIKHL from the coding sequence ATGGATACCGAAGATAATATATTAAAACAAATTTCCATATTTGCAGAAAACAAACCGGGAAGACTTGCAGATATAGCGGACAAACTCAAAAATGCCGATGTTAATATCAGGGCTTTTAATATAGCAGAAGCCGGTGAGTTTGGTATTATACGAATGGTGGTGGATAATCCGGATAAAGCCTATGAATCACTTCACAACACCGGATTTACAGTTTCTGAAACAAATGTACTTGGTATAGAGATGGAAGATGTACCGGGTAGTTTATCCAATATTGCAAATAGTCTGGGTAAACGCGGAATTAATATCGATTATTCCTACGCTTTTGTTACAAAAACCGAAAAAGCCCTGTTGATAGTACGTGTTGATGATATCAAGGGAGCTATTAGTGTACTGGATGATGCCAGTTTCAAATTGGTTGATATGGAAGAAATTAAGCATCTCTGA
- the rrp41 gene encoding exosome complex exonuclease Rrp41 has protein sequence MNNEPTKFIDENGLRVDGRRTDEIRPMKVDIGVLSRADGSCYLEWGNNKIISAVYGPRELHPRRMQRPDAAVIRYKYNMASFSVEDRQRPGPSRRSSEISKVSSEAFEPVVMTQFYPNTVIDVFSEVLEADAGTRTAAINAATLALIDAGIPLKSLVSACAVGKVDGQLVLDLNKKEDNEGEADLPVAITQDGEITLLQMDGHLTEDEIKQAMELVKNGCQQIQQIQREALLKKFGQYEGADTEIQSVPLTETSSKQETESVDTESSELISSNILSDESSENQEESGEEQEPDTLDILEDETEQSEDNEDDSDEEDFFVEIVRNNTEGESDDQ, from the coding sequence ATGAACAATGAACCAACAAAGTTTATTGATGAAAACGGTTTACGTGTTGATGGCAGACGTACCGATGAAATCAGACCGATGAAAGTTGATATAGGTGTTTTGTCCAGAGCTGATGGCTCTTGTTACCTTGAATGGGGCAATAATAAAATAATTTCTGCAGTCTATGGACCCAGAGAGTTACATCCCAGGCGTATGCAGCGCCCTGATGCAGCAGTCATACGCTACAAATACAATATGGCTTCTTTTTCTGTAGAGGATAGACAGCGTCCGGGACCAAGTCGTCGAAGTAGTGAAATATCCAAGGTTAGTAGCGAGGCTTTTGAACCTGTTGTCATGACACAATTTTATCCCAACACTGTTATTGATGTTTTTTCCGAAGTACTTGAAGCAGATGCGGGTACAAGGACTGCTGCCATTAATGCTGCAACACTTGCTTTAATAGATGCAGGGATACCACTGAAAAGTTTGGTATCAGCCTGTGCAGTGGGAAAAGTTGATGGTCAGCTTGTGCTGGATTTAAATAAAAAAGAGGATAATGAAGGAGAAGCAGACCTGCCAGTTGCAATAACCCAAGATGGAGAAATTACACTGCTTCAAATGGACGGACACCTGACTGAAGATGAAATTAAACAGGCAATGGAACTTGTTAAAAACGGTTGCCAACAGATTCAGCAAATTCAAAGGGAAGCACTCCTTAAAAAATTTGGTCAATATGAGGGGGCAGATACTGAAATACAATCTGTACCTTTGACTGAAACATCTTCTAAACAGGAGACTGAATCTGTTGATACAGAAAGCAGTGAATTAATTTCCAGTAATATCCTTTCTGATGAATCCTCTGAAAACCAGGAAGAATCCGGAGAAGAACAGGAACCAGACACATTAGATATCCTTGAAGATGAAACCGAACAATCTGAAGATAATGAGGATGATTCGGATGAAGAGGATTTTTTTGTGGAAATTGTGAGAAATAATACAGAAGGTGAATCAGATGACCAGTGA
- a CDS encoding phenylacetate--CoA ligase family protein yields the protein MEYWDPHIERMPIDELRQLQEHKLKQLLNYVYNHSPFYKKRLDDAGIKPEDINSLEDVKKIPFTYKQDLRDNYPTGMFCVPNTQLVRFHASSGTSGKPTVVGYTRNDINGWANSLARALTSIGIGRGDNMQVSYGYGLFTGGLGLHYGAEEVSASVLPTSAGNTGRQIELMQDLGTSVIACTPSYMLYMNEAAKKMNINIKKDTDLKIGILGAEPWSEEMRKRIEDTTGIKAYDIFGTSELSGPLFTECKYQDGIHIWADQFLVEIIDPDTGKALPDGERGELVITTLSKEALPLIRYRVGDLTALNSEPCECGRTHPRITRITGRVDDMLVVRGVNVFPGQIEAVLMNIPEVGEHFQIIVDRVNEMDMMNVQIEMTDTAFSDKVNDIISLEKKVESALKSVLNVSVKVELVEQGSLPRTVGKSKKVIDNRNL from the coding sequence ATGGAATACTGGGACCCACATATTGAACGAATGCCGATTGATGAATTAAGACAATTACAGGAACATAAATTAAAACAACTTTTAAATTATGTTTACAACCATTCTCCTTTTTATAAAAAACGGCTCGATGATGCCGGTATAAAACCAGAAGATATAAATTCACTTGAAGATGTAAAAAAAATTCCTTTTACCTATAAACAGGATTTGCGTGATAATTATCCTACTGGAATGTTTTGTGTACCGAATACACAGCTTGTACGTTTCCATGCATCATCAGGAACATCTGGAAAACCTACAGTTGTGGGATATACAAGAAATGATATCAACGGCTGGGCTAACTCGCTTGCAAGAGCCCTAACATCAATTGGGATAGGTCGAGGGGACAACATGCAGGTAAGCTACGGCTATGGACTTTTTACAGGTGGTCTTGGATTACATTACGGAGCTGAGGAGGTGTCAGCTTCGGTACTCCCAACAAGTGCTGGTAATACAGGAAGACAGATTGAATTAATGCAAGATTTGGGGACAAGCGTCATAGCCTGTACACCGTCCTATATGCTGTATATGAATGAAGCTGCAAAGAAGATGAATATTAATATCAAAAAGGACACCGATTTAAAGATTGGTATACTCGGAGCAGAACCGTGGTCAGAAGAGATGCGTAAACGGATAGAGGATACAACCGGTATTAAAGCCTATGATATCTTCGGAACATCAGAATTGAGTGGTCCGTTATTTACCGAATGTAAATATCAGGACGGTATCCACATATGGGCAGACCAGTTCCTTGTCGAAATCATAGACCCTGATACAGGAAAGGCGCTGCCAGATGGTGAAAGAGGTGAACTTGTAATAACAACCCTTTCAAAAGAAGCGCTTCCCCTAATCAGATATAGAGTCGGAGACCTTACAGCTTTAAACAGTGAACCCTGTGAATGCGGACGTACTCATCCAAGGATTACAAGAATTACTGGAAGAGTGGACGATATGCTTGTTGTTCGGGGTGTCAACGTATTCCCTGGTCAGATTGAAGCTGTGCTTATGAATATACCAGAGGTAGGTGAACATTTCCAGATAATAGTTGACAGGGTCAATGAAATGGATATGATGAATGTGCAGATTGAAATGACCGATACAGCATTCAGTGATAAGGTGAATGACATCATATCCCTTGAGAAAAAGGTGGAGTCTGCTCTTAAGAGTGTACTGAATGTTTCAGTTAAGGTAGAACTTGTTGAACAGGGTTCCCTTCCAAGGACTGTAGGTAAATCCAAGAAAGTTATTGATAATCGAAACCTATAA
- a CDS encoding KEOPS complex subunit Pcc1 — translation MMVFDMRVTAESIFEIDDAENIYRAVLPESESNDFERSVVDISVTDTGLLLNITANDSVSMRSALNTWLRLVQIAYEIGEVSQPFFNEEYR, via the coding sequence ATGATGGTGTTTGATATGAGGGTTACAGCCGAATCCATATTTGAAATAGATGATGCAGAAAATATCTACAGGGCAGTGTTGCCGGAATCAGAATCCAATGATTTTGAAAGGTCAGTTGTTGATATTTCTGTTACTGACACAGGTCTATTATTAAACATAACAGCAAATGACTCTGTATCCATGAGGTCTGCTCTGAACACCTGGCTTCGTTTGGTGCAGATAGCATATGAAATTGGAGAGGTCTCACAGCCTTTTTTTAATGAAGAATACAGGTAA
- a CDS encoding Rpp14/Pop5 family protein yields MKILPPTLRNRKRYLAFELISEKEVSRDDLIKEVFSCASSLIGDLGSSECNIRLLSFENSKGIIRCNHNTTDKTRAVLATVSNISGTQAVIHILGISGTVKGATKKYLEEFEVFNPKEQSYLKEYKS; encoded by the coding sequence GTGAAAATACTTCCACCTACTTTGAGAAACCGTAAAAGGTATCTTGCATTTGAATTAATTTCAGAAAAAGAAGTATCAAGGGATGATTTGATAAAAGAGGTTTTTTCATGTGCCAGTTCATTGATAGGTGACCTTGGTTCAAGTGAATGCAATATCAGATTGTTAAGTTTTGAAAATTCAAAAGGTATAATACGGTGTAACCACAATACTACTGATAAAACACGCGCAGTACTTGCAACAGTTTCAAATATCTCAGGAACACAGGCTGTTATACACATACTTGGTATATCAGGCACTGTAAAAGGGGCAACAAAAAAATACTTGGAAGAATTTGAAGTATTCAATCCGAAAGAACAATCATATTTAAAAGAGTACAAATCCTAA
- the rrp42 gene encoding exosome complex protein Rrp42, with protein MTSEVMSKLKKDYVYHLMLKEKREDNRAFDEIRDISIETDIIGNAEGSAKVYWGDTQLIVGVKLQVGEPFPDTPDKGIIITSLELNPIASPDFEAGPPKEDAIEIARVVDRGIRESGAIDLNKLCITEGEEVWTVFIDVNVLNDDGNIMDAASIGAIAALMTTNIPAESEGYGEDMMMPVRDIPVGISLVDISGELMVDPTYNEESVCDTKITVVSNQDGSISAMQKSGTGSLTEEKVLQAANIARTRASEIREKYLSNI; from the coding sequence ATGACCAGTGAGGTAATGTCAAAACTTAAAAAGGATTATGTTTATCATCTGATGCTTAAAGAAAAACGGGAAGATAACCGTGCATTTGACGAGATACGTGATATCAGTATCGAGACAGATATAATAGGTAATGCAGAAGGTTCTGCAAAGGTTTACTGGGGAGATACCCAGTTGATTGTTGGTGTCAAATTACAGGTAGGAGAACCATTCCCTGATACACCAGACAAAGGAATAATTATAACCAGCCTGGAGCTAAACCCAATTGCTTCACCGGATTTTGAAGCAGGTCCTCCAAAAGAGGATGCTATTGAAATAGCAAGGGTTGTTGATCGAGGAATACGTGAATCAGGCGCAATAGATTTAAATAAATTGTGTATAACGGAAGGAGAAGAAGTCTGGACAGTATTTATAGATGTCAACGTTCTCAATGATGACGGTAATATAATGGATGCAGCATCAATTGGTGCAATTGCAGCACTTATGACCACAAATATTCCTGCTGAAAGCGAAGGATACGGTGAAGATATGATGATGCCTGTACGCGATATACCAGTAGGAATATCTCTGGTGGATATTAGTGGAGAATTAATGGTTGATCCTACTTATAACGAAGAATCCGTTTGTGACACTAAAATTACAGTAGTGTCTAATCAGGACGGTTCCATATCAGCCATGCAAAAAAGCGGAACAGGAAGCCTTACAGAAGAAAAAGTATTACAGGCCGCTAATATAGCACGAACAAGGGCATCTGAAATAAGAGAGAAATATTTATCCAATATCTAA
- the psmA gene encoding archaeal proteasome endopeptidase complex subunit alpha: MQMSAPQMGYDRAITVFSPDGRLFQVEYAREAVKRGTTAAGIKAKDGVVLLVDKRITSRLIEAESIEKIFQIDAHIGVATSGLVADARTLVDRARVEAQVNRVSFDEPIGVEVIAKKICDHKQTYTQFGGVRPYGTAVLIAGIDDNKPRLFETDPSGALLEYRATAIGAGRNSFMETFEANYSDDMDIDSAIMLGMDALYNVTEGKLDASTLEVGIITTDTKQFRKFSNEEVENYVNKELEKHKGEEPEESSGEE, encoded by the coding sequence ATGCAAATGAGCGCACCACAAATGGGTTATGATAGAGCAATTACAGTTTTTAGTCCAGATGGACGACTTTTCCAGGTAGAATACGCGAGGGAAGCAGTAAAAAGAGGCACAACTGCTGCAGGTATCAAAGCAAAAGATGGGGTTGTATTACTGGTTGATAAGCGAATAACCAGCAGATTAATAGAGGCAGAATCAATTGAAAAAATCTTCCAGATTGATGCCCATATAGGAGTAGCAACATCAGGGCTTGTAGCAGATGCACGTACACTGGTGGACAGAGCAAGAGTCGAAGCTCAGGTCAACAGGGTGTCATTCGATGAACCGATAGGGGTAGAGGTTATAGCCAAAAAGATATGCGACCACAAACAGACCTATACCCAGTTTGGAGGTGTACGTCCCTATGGTACTGCTGTGCTGATAGCAGGTATCGATGATAATAAACCCAGATTATTTGAAACAGACCCGAGTGGAGCCCTTCTTGAATACAGAGCAACAGCAATCGGTGCAGGTAGAAATTCCTTCATGGAAACATTTGAAGCAAATTACAGTGACGACATGGACATTGATTCTGCAATAATGCTTGGTATGGATGCACTATATAATGTTACAGAAGGTAAACTTGATGCTTCAACACTTGAAGTTGGTATAATCACTACCGATACAAAACAATTCAGAAAATTCTCCAATGAAGAAGTAGAAAATTATGTAAATAAAGAATTGGAGAAACATAAAGGAGAAGAACCTGAGGAAAGTTCCGGAGAGGAATAA
- a CDS encoding prefoldin subunit beta, with protein MSQELPPQAQNQMSQLQQLQQQAQSLAVQKNQVESSQKETEKALEELNKLPEDATVYRMVGNVQVKTTRDDAIEKLEEQKENLSLRLQSINRQEERISKRFKQLQEQLQQSMGKQQQGGQAQ; from the coding sequence ATGAGTCAGGAATTACCTCCACAGGCACAGAATCAGATGTCGCAATTACAACAATTGCAACAGCAGGCACAGTCGTTAGCAGTACAGAAAAATCAGGTGGAATCATCTCAAAAAGAGACTGAAAAAGCGCTTGAAGAATTAAATAAACTGCCAGAAGATGCAACAGTGTACAGAATGGTGGGGAATGTTCAGGTAAAAACCACCAGAGATGATGCAATTGAAAAACTGGAAGAACAAAAAGAAAATCTTTCACTGAGACTCCAGTCTATCAACCGTCAGGAAGAACGTATCTCAAAGCGATTCAAACAGCTCCAAGAACAACTCCAGCAGTCAATGGGTAAACAGCAGCAGGGTGGTCAGGCACAGTAA